ATTCGTTATCTTGTCTTTTGTTCATATTTGGTGTCTTCCTCTTGttgcaatcttttatttatttattaatttgccCCAAGCTTGATTCAGAAACACTTTGAGCATTGATGTATGCACTATTTCACTTCCCCTTCCTCTATGAAGGAAATGTTAGAATTGATGTATGATCctgatttattttgtttgtttttccttttgaacATTCATCAAGTTTAGGCAAAATGAATCAGTTTCTCATATGTTTTCATAATGCTGATAAATTGCACATATGGCAAGCAATAGTTACATAGACTAGAGTAACTTCTACAACAaatggcccaaaaaaaaaaaaagaactctattcaaatttgaacaaaatggatttcatttcttctctctcttcaaataaaaaatattattttatacatGGTGTCagctttttttaaaatcaaacacacacatactaaacacattttatgtttttcaaaCATTGAAACATGTTATTTAAACCATggtaccaaacacattttttgttttatgaacactaaaaacacatttcaacaacatttttaaatcacaattttcacattattttaaacaatgATGTTTGGAATCTACTACCAAACCCCTAGCATGTATGAGACATAACATAGAAAACAGAATATcttaataaaagtaaaacagaAATATAAtagcaatattattattattcaaatctagaaATCACTTCTCATCAATGCACATCATATCAAAATCATATGACCCTTTTGGAACCAACATCCACACCCCCACCTTGCACGCTTAAATCCTCCTATGAGTAAACTTCACAGAGTTTCTTCCATATATGGACCATTTCATATATAAGGCATATGGAAGAATGCTGACATGGCTCCAAGTACTGACATTGTCTACCTTCGAAATTTCAAACCCATCCAAAGCCTTACCTGAATCATACTAGAGAAATAGAACTAAATAGCATACCCAACCTTGAAACAATGCAACCTAAATTAAAAGACACCCAAAAGGGCCAAAACTAAAACCCCTCTTCTAGTATCACTTCATTCATATGCTCTATTCCTCAATCTTCTCAACTGGGACTTCAGTGCTAGGTTCCACAACTGCTTCAGCTGGCTTCTCTTCCTCAACTGGTTTCTCCACCTCGGCTAGGGCTGCTTCAGCTGGCTTCTCTTCCTGTGGCTTCTCTGCTGCTGGCTCCTCTGTCTCAACCTTGGTTTCCTCAACCACAATATCCTTGGTCTCAACTTCTTCTGGAGCT
The sequence above is drawn from the Castanea sativa cultivar Marrone di Chiusa Pesio chromosome 5, ASM4071231v1 genome and encodes:
- the LOC142637242 gene encoding uncharacterized protein LOC142637242 yields the protein MATVEVASAPSALPEINGTTEVTKTEETIKVEPVAAPAAPEPVTEEPKEVAPEAPAAEQPATPESVEAPEEVETKDIVVEETKVETEEPAAEKPQEEKPAEAALAEVEKPVEEEKPAEAVVEPSTEVPVEKIEE